One window from the genome of Salvia miltiorrhiza cultivar Shanhuang (shh) chromosome 7, IMPLAD_Smil_shh, whole genome shotgun sequence encodes:
- the LOC130991440 gene encoding probable RNA helicase SDE3 translates to MGTIHDKSDDEYSYVGDKGDIGFIDFDNCQSVCSYNPAEESDVVNISVPFPLIEGRKPQSGIVGETMFDKVTIRNTSEESLDLWSVKIFDSKPEDSFRISLMKPPTAESDPEYIEDYMELVTLEERVIRPNQALTIWLSCKPKEIGVHSAAVHFSVGDEVIERILYLLAEDKISKSLSSSRQYQRRRIKKQNIFNQHAPDAAYVAAQRPSRGPGRGFRHQLPEYPIPVEIRDMLSRHEIPDPVIEGLTVKNYFAFFKNLLAMEEIKLEEDMQSYSMEGVTMKSKGQMLCLEVPGLAEKRPSLIAGDFIFAKLASDDETSGIHHQGYIHRVEAEEIILKFAPQFHCSHRDRNLYDVQFNYNRTNMRRLYQAVEAAQSLERNLLFPSAMYKVRLGQYKALTPIFSDLNEEQMTAVNMILLRKGGPPYVIHGPPGTGKTKTLIEAILQIYRGDRHARILACAPSNSAADHILDRLINEETVQVQENEILRLNAFSRPFDDINPDHIDFCSHEDGIFVCPPCKDLEQYRIIVSTYASASILYAGGILKGHFSYIFLDEAGQASEPEAMVPVSHLQSRNTLLVLAGDPMQLGPVVFSAEAEAHGLGTSFLERLFECDIYRKGDTTFMTKLVRNYRTHEAILQLPSEMFYAGELIPCKDDKNSSTSWEGIVPDKGFPLLFIGIQGCDEREGSNPSWFNRIEASKTVEMIKVLIEGKGLKEEDIGVIAPYKKQVTKIREALECLGNPNVKVGSVEQFQGQEREVIIISTVRSTVKHNEFDKVHLLGFLSNPRRFNVAVTRAKSLIIIIGNPHIICKDPNWNKLLWYCVENNSYKGCFLPKQEVESAQAEPYWGENDQPSGSNWDDEGGGWQPSQDQWGEDDSWNQPSSIPWGEEENNHPKPSDVPWGEEENNPQQSDEENNHPKPSDVPCGEEENNPQPSDEENNHPKPSDVPWGEEENNPQPSDEENNHPKPSDVPCGAEENNPQPSDEENNHPKRSNVPWDEEENNLQHSDVRSWGGKDDEFHTTDVPWE, encoded by the exons ATGGGCACAATTCATGATAAGTCAGATGATGAATACTCGTATGTTGGAGATAAAGGGGATATTGGATTCATTGACTTTGATAATTGTCAATCCGTTTGTAGCTATAACCCTGCTGAGGAGAGTGATGTTGTCAACATTTCTGTTCCGTTTCCTCTTATTGAAGGAAGAAAACCTCAGTCGGGAATTGTTGGAGAAACGATGTTCGATAAAGTTACTATCAGAAACACCAGCGAGGAGTCATTAGATCTATGGTCTGTGAAGATTTTTGACTCCAAACCTGAGGATTCATTTAGGATCTCACTAATGAAGCCTCCAACTGCTGAGTCTGATCCGGAATACATCGAAGATTATATGGAATTAGTAACGTTGGAGGAGAGAGTGATCAGACCGAACCAGGCTTTGACTATTTGGTTGTCGTGCAAACCAAAGGAAATTGGCGTGCACTCAGCAGCTGTACACTTCAGTGTTGGGGATGAGGTGATCGAACGGATCCTTTATCTGCTGGCAGAAGATAAGATCTCCAAGTCTTTGTCTTCCTCGAGACAATACCAAAGACGTCGGATCAAGAAACAGAACATTTTTAATCAGCATGCACCCGATGCCGCATATGTTGCAGCACAACGCCCTTCCCGGGGTCCAGGTCGTGGGTTCAGACATCAACTGCCCGAGTATCCTATTCCAGTGGAAATCCGCGACATGTTAAGCAGGCACGAGATCCCTGATCCAGTCATTGAGGGGTTAACAGTAAAGAACTATTTTGCGTTCTTCAAGAATCTACTAGCAATGGAGGAGATAAAGTTGGAG GAAGATATGCAGTCGTATTCCATGGAGGGTGTCACCATGAAGAGCAAGGGGCAGATGTTGTGTCTTGAGGTCCCAGGATTGGCTGAGAAAAGGCCTTCACTTATTGCTGGTGACTTCATATTTGCCAAGCTTGCTTCCGATGATGAAACTTCGGGGATTCACCATCAG GGCTACATCCATCGAGTAGAAGCCGAAGAAATAATATTGAAATTTGCTCCACAATTTCACTGTAGTCACAGAGATAGGAACCTCTATGATGTACAGTTCAACTATAACCGGACAAATATGCGGCGGTTGTATCAAGCTGTCGAAGCTGCTCAATCTTTAGAAAGGAACCTTCTGTTCCCATCTGCAATGTACAAAGTGAGGCTGGGGCAATACAAAGCTCTCACACCTATATTTTCCGACCTGAACGAGGAGCAAATGACGGCTGTTAACATGATCCTTCTCCGCAAAGGAGGCCCTCCGTATGTCATCCACGGCCCCCCGGGTACGGGCAAAACAAAGACTCTTATTGAAGCTATCCTTCAAATTTACCGTGGAGATAGACATGCCCGGATTCTAGCCTGTGCACCTTCAAATAGTGCAGCTGACCATATACTAGATAGGCTGATCAATGAGGAAACCGTTCAAGTTCAGGAGAATGAGATCCTTCGGCTTAATGCATTCTCACGTCCTTTTGATGATATCAACCCCGATCACATTGATTTTTGCAGTCACGAGGATGGCATCTTCGTGTGTCCTCCTTGCAAAGACCTTGAGCAGTACAGGATCATCGTATCTACGTATGCGAGTGCCTCGATTCTATATGCAGGAGGCATTCTGAAAGGTCATTTTTCATACATTTTCCTAGACGAGGCTGGCCAAGCTTCTGAGCCGGAAGCCATGGTTCCTGTATCTCATCTACAATCAAGAAATACTCTCTTGGTTCTCGCGGGAGATCCTATGCAGCTAGGACCTGTAGTTTTCTCTGCAGAAGCTGAAGCACATGGACTTGGTACTTCATTTCTGGAGAGACTTTTCGAGTGTGATATCTATCGAAAAGGAGATACTACATTTATGACGAAGCTAGTGAGAAATTATCGGACACACGAGGCAATACTGCAACTCCCCTCAGAAATGTTTTATGCTGGAGAATTGATTCCATGCAAAGATGACAAAAATTCCTCAACTTCCTGGGAAGGCATAGTTCCAGATAAGGGGTTTCCTTTGCTTTTTATAGGCATTCAAGGCTGTGATGAAAGAGAAGGAAGTAATCCATCATGGTTCAACAGAATTGAAGCAAGCAAGACTGTCGAGATGATTAAAGTTTTGATAGAGGGAAAAGGGCTCAAAGAGGAAGATATTGGGGTCATTGCACCTTACAAGAAGCAAGTAACTAAAATAAGAGAGGCGCTAGAATGTCTAGGCAATCCGAATGTTAAAGTGGGAAGTGTCGAACAGTTTCAGGGACAAGAGAGGGAAGTCATTATTATCTCGACTGTCCGTTCAACTGTGAAACACAACGAATTCGACAAGGTTCATCTTTTGGGATTTCTGAGCAACCCAAGGAGGTTTAATGTTGCTGTTACCCGAGCCAAATCTTTGATCATTATCATTGGGAATCCGCACATAATTTGCAAG GATCCAAACTGGAACAAGCTCTTGTGGTATTGTGTGGAAAACAACTCCTACAAGGGTTGCTTCCTTCCCAAACAAGAGGTAGAGTCTGCACAAGCAGAACCTTATTGGGGTGAAAATGATCAGCCATCCGGGTCAAATTGGGATGACGAAGGAGGCGGATGGCAGCCTTCTCAAGATCAATGGGGCGAGGACGATAGCTGGAATCAGCCATCGAGCATTCCTTGGGGTGAAGAAGAAAATAACCATCCCAAGCCATCTGATGTTCCTTGGGGCGAGGAAGAAAACAATCCCCAACAATCTGATGAAGAAAATAACCATCCCAAGCCATCTGACGTTCCTTGCGGCGAGGAAGAAAACAATCCCCAACCATCTGATGAAGAAAATAACCATCCCAAGCCATCTGATGTTCCTTGGGGCGAGGAAGAAAACAATCCCCAACCATCTGATGAAGAAAATAACCATCCCAAGCCATCTGATGTTCCTTGCGGCGCGGAAGAAAACAATCCCCAACCATCTGATGAAGAAAATAACCATCCCAAGCGATCTAATGTTCCTTGGGATGAGGAAGAAAACAATCTCCAGCATTCTGATGTTCGTTCTTGGGGAGGCAAAGATGACGAATTTCACACAACCGATGTGCCATGGGAGTAA
- the LOC130993021 gene encoding non-specific lipid transfer protein GPI-anchored 25, with amino-acid sequence MTHFHYPFNRFTAHRSPVTAMDHALYILPLLLTLLFHRAALTSAADAGQSPMMLPSPACTDELVVFSSCLPFIGASPNNRTDFPPQECCDDVSKAFTNGSAICFCYLILEPDILGFPLNSSKLLSLTSFCPRNDQNSTASFSLQTLCSGSAALPPLHSISGSNKPKPQNTGKMLQSDFAESPPPQESSDGPSTEQPADVLPNEARSSTRSSALQKICWLRWTQEL; translated from the exons ATGACACACTTTCACTATCCATTCAACAGATTTACAGCTCATCGATCACCGGTAACCGCCATGGATCACGCGCTGTACATTCTCCCTCTCCTCCTCACCCTCCTCTTCCACCGCGCCGCTCTCACCTCCGCCGCTGACGCCGGCCAATCGCCGATGATGCTCCCCTCCCCCGCCTGCACCGACGAGCTGGTCGTCTTCTCCTCGTGCCTCCCTTTCATCGGCGCCTCCCCCAACAACCGCACCGACTTCCCCCCGCAGGAGTGCTGCGACGACGTCTCCAAAGCTTTCACGAACGGCTCCGCCATTTGCTTCTGCTACTTGATTCTCGAACCGGATATTCTCGGATTTCCGCTCAATTCCAGCAAGCTGCTCTCTCTCACATCCTTCTGCCCGCGGAATGATCAAAATTCTACTGCTAGTTTCTCGCTCCAAACACTCTGTTCAG GTTCAGCTGCCTTGCCTCCTCTTCACAGCATATCAG GCTCCAACAAACCAAAGCCTCAAAATACTGGTAAAATGCTGCAATCTGATT TTGCCGAGAGCCCTCCTCCCCAGGAATCAAGCGATGGTCCTTCGACTGAACAACCTGCAGATGTATTGCCTAATGAAGCTAGGTCATCAACCCGGTCGTCAGCGTTGCAGAAGATCTGCTGGCTGCGCTGGACT CAAGAACTGTGA
- the LOC130991441 gene encoding non-specific lipid transfer protein GPI-anchored 21-like isoform X1 — translation MAKLKSFECLFSGLCLVSTAVVVQVSSQSSTICSAAMTRSFSSCVSYLTTGSGASSPTEACCSSLKNLMSNGQDCLCLIVTGGAPFQVPLNRPLAMSLPRACKMPGVAVECRATASPLSPPDEDDGAPLSSPPSPRGDDDYEELSPASLPPESDVVPEFTPPGMRPTLLPSAALSCHVDLPSLFIMLGVFLFKCY, via the exons ATGGCAAAATTGAAATCATTTGAATGCCTATTTTCAGGCTTGTGTTTAGTTTCAACAGCAGTAGTTGTGCAAGTGAGCAGCCAATCAAGCACGATTTGCAGCGCGGCGATGACGCGAAGCTTCAGCTCCTGCGTCAGCTACCTCACGACGGGCTCCGGCGCGTCGTCTCCCACCGAAGCTTGCTGCAGCTCGCTCAAAAACCTCATGAGCAACGGCCAAGACTGCCTCTGCCTCATCGTCACCGGcggagctcctttccaagtgcCCCTCAATCGACCTCTAGCGATGTCTCTCCCACGCGCCTGCAAAATGCCCGGCGTCGCAGTCGAATGCAGAG CTACTGCCAGCCCTCTCTCACCACCAG ACGAAGATGACGGCGCTCCGCTGTCATCGCCGCCTAGTCCTAGAGGTGATGATGATTATGAAGAGCTATCTCCGGCGTCTTTGCCCCCGGAAAGTGACGTAGTGCCGGAATTCACGCCGCCGGGAATGCGGCCGACTCTGCTTCCATCCGCTGCGCTTTCATGTCACGTTGATTTGCCGTCTCTTTTTATTATGTTAGGAGTCTTTTTGTTCAAGTGCTACTAG
- the LOC130991441 gene encoding non-specific lipid transfer protein GPI-anchored 20-like isoform X2, translating to MAKLKSFECLFSGLCLVSTAVVVQVSSQSSTICSAAMTRSFSSCVSYLTTGSGASSPTEACCSSLKNLMSNGQDCLCLIVTGGAPFQVPLNRPLAMSLPRACKMPGVAVECRDEDDGAPLSSPPSPRGDDDYEELSPASLPPESDVVPEFTPPGMRPTLLPSAALSCHVDLPSLFIMLGVFLFKCY from the exons ATGGCAAAATTGAAATCATTTGAATGCCTATTTTCAGGCTTGTGTTTAGTTTCAACAGCAGTAGTTGTGCAAGTGAGCAGCCAATCAAGCACGATTTGCAGCGCGGCGATGACGCGAAGCTTCAGCTCCTGCGTCAGCTACCTCACGACGGGCTCCGGCGCGTCGTCTCCCACCGAAGCTTGCTGCAGCTCGCTCAAAAACCTCATGAGCAACGGCCAAGACTGCCTCTGCCTCATCGTCACCGGcggagctcctttccaagtgcCCCTCAATCGACCTCTAGCGATGTCTCTCCCACGCGCCTGCAAAATGCCCGGCGTCGCAGTCGAATGCAGAG ACGAAGATGACGGCGCTCCGCTGTCATCGCCGCCTAGTCCTAGAGGTGATGATGATTATGAAGAGCTATCTCCGGCGTCTTTGCCCCCGGAAAGTGACGTAGTGCCGGAATTCACGCCGCCGGGAATGCGGCCGACTCTGCTTCCATCCGCTGCGCTTTCATGTCACGTTGATTTGCCGTCTCTTTTTATTATGTTAGGAGTCTTTTTGTTCAAGTGCTACTAG
- the LOC130991443 gene encoding non-specific lipid transfer protein GPI-anchored 20 — MASQLPILALALVATALLSRTSAQITTPCTPSMITTFTPCMNFVTNSSLSGTSPPAECCNSLKSLMSSGKDCLCLIVTGSVPFNVPLNRTLAISLPRACNMPGVPLQCKADGAPVPAPAPAASAPSLSPNAAPSPSVSGLAPPEALSPQGEETPAPPAPGTAGDTPTSTTGSRAGVTPSAAQPSYRISPLHLVAVLAAMALKY, encoded by the exons atggCCTCCCAGCTCCCGATCTTAGCCCTAGCACTCGTTGCAACCGCACTCCTCTCCCGAACCTCGGCCCAGATCACCACCCCGTGCACGCCCTCCATGATCACGACGTTCACACCGTGCATGAACTTCGTGACCAACAGCAGCCTCAGTGGGACCAGCCCCCCTGCAGAGTGCTGCAACTCACTCAAGTCCCTCATGAGCAGTGGCAAGGACTGCCTCTGCCTAATCGTCACCGGCAGCGTCCCCTTCAACGTCCCCCTCAACCGGACCCTCGCCATCTCCCTGCCCCGCGCCTGCAACATGCCCGGCGTCCCCCTCCAATGCAAAg CCGATGGTGCTCCGGTTCCAgctccagcgcccgcggccagcGCCCCGTCTCTCTCCCCCAATGCAGCCCCTTCTCCAAGTGTCTCAG GCCTAGCTCCACCGGAGGCATTGTCTCCACAAGGCGAGGAGACTCCAGCTCCACCGGCTCCGGGCACTGCAGGTGACACGCCAACGAGCACCACGGGGAGCAGGGCTGGGGTGACGCCGTCTGCAGCCCAGCCTTCTTACCGGATTTCGCCTCTGCATTTGGTGGCTGTTCTTGCAGCCATGGCATTGAAGTACTAG
- the LOC130991444 gene encoding non-specific lipid transfer protein GPI-anchored 5-like isoform X1 yields MAAKSTAIVGAFIIFAVVSTVVIAQSDCTSVIVSMASCLSYVSGSAATPSTSCCSALANVVKTQPRCLCTIVNGGGSSLGVSINQTLALGLPGVCKVDTPPTSRCNVVNGPAMSPVGSPESAPPESVDGSPAGSPSVTGSKTTPSDGATSSGSTTNINIVAKIIFFITAAYASSALKIF; encoded by the exons ATGGCGGCAAAATCGACTGCGATCGTCGGTGCATTTATAATATTTGCCGTTGTTTCGACGGTAGTAATAGCTCAATCTGATTGTACGAGTGTGATCGTGAGCATGGCGTCGTGCCTCAGTTACGTGTCGGGGTCGGCCGCCACGCCGTCCACGTCGTGCTGCTCCGCCCTGGCTAACGTCGTTAAGACACAGCCGCGGTGCCTCTGCACCATAGTCAACGGCGGTGGGTCGTCGTTGGGCGTCAGCATCAATCAAACCCTCGCACTCGGTTTGCCCGGCGTGTGCAAGGTGGACACGCCACCAACTAGTAGATGCAACG TTGTTAATGGGCCTGCAATGTCTCCTGTGGGTTCTCCAGAGAGTGCACCTCCAGAATCTGTGGATGGATCGCCTGCAGGCTCTCCCTCAGTCACAG GGTCGAAGACGACTCCCTCGGATGGCGCAACCTCAAGCGGAAGCACAACCAACATCAATATTGTGGCCAAAATCATATTCTTCATCACAGCTGCATATGCTTCATCAGCTCTCAAGATCTTCTGA
- the LOC130991444 gene encoding non-specific lipid transfer protein GPI-anchored 5-like isoform X2, translating to MAAKSTAIVGAFIIFAVVSTVVIAQSDCTSVIVSMASCLSYVSGSAATPSTSCCSALANVVKTQPRCLCTIVNGGGSSLGVSINQTLALGLPGVCKVDTPPTSRCNESAPPESVDGSPAGSPSVTGSKTTPSDGATSSGSTTNINIVAKIIFFITAAYASSALKIF from the exons ATGGCGGCAAAATCGACTGCGATCGTCGGTGCATTTATAATATTTGCCGTTGTTTCGACGGTAGTAATAGCTCAATCTGATTGTACGAGTGTGATCGTGAGCATGGCGTCGTGCCTCAGTTACGTGTCGGGGTCGGCCGCCACGCCGTCCACGTCGTGCTGCTCCGCCCTGGCTAACGTCGTTAAGACACAGCCGCGGTGCCTCTGCACCATAGTCAACGGCGGTGGGTCGTCGTTGGGCGTCAGCATCAATCAAACCCTCGCACTCGGTTTGCCCGGCGTGTGCAAGGTGGACACGCCACCAACTAGTAGATGCAACG AGAGTGCACCTCCAGAATCTGTGGATGGATCGCCTGCAGGCTCTCCCTCAGTCACAG GGTCGAAGACGACTCCCTCGGATGGCGCAACCTCAAGCGGAAGCACAACCAACATCAATATTGTGGCCAAAATCATATTCTTCATCACAGCTGCATATGCTTCATCAGCTCTCAAGATCTTCTGA
- the LOC130991446 gene encoding non-specific lipid transfer protein GPI-anchored 5-like yields the protein MAHQHISMGFAVTLLAAALSAGVATAQSSDCTNVLISMSPCLNYISGNSSSPSAGCCSQLRTVVGSQPECLCEVLNGGGSNLGLNINQTQALALPAACTVQTPPLARCNAASPAGSPGSAPDSPNTNSGEGSKTVPNGDDGFSDASSNKLGVTALFCLLFVASYLNMA from the exons ATGGCACACCAACACATCTCAATGGGCTTCGCCGTGACTCTTCTCGCCGCCGCCCTCTCCGCCGGCGTGGCGACGGCGCAATCGAGCGACTGCACAAACGTCCTCATCAGCATGTCGCCGTGCCTCAACTACATCTCCGGCAACTCCTCCTCCCCCTCCGCGGGGTGCTGCTCGCAGCTGCGCACGGTGGTGGGATCGCAGCCGGAGTGCCTCTGCGAGGTCCTCAACGGCGGCGGCTCCAACCTCGGCCTCAACATCAATCAAACTCAGGCTCTGGCATTGCCCGCCGCCTGCACTGTCCAAACTCCGCCTCTCGCCCGATGCAACG CTGCTTCTCCGGCTGGCTCTCCCGGCTCAGCACCGGACTCTCCCAACACCAACTCAG GAGAGGGATCTAAGACAGTGCCAAATGGTGATGATGGTTTCTCAGATGCAAGTTCAAATAAGTTGGGTGTTACAGCTTTGTTTTGCCTTCTCTTCGTAGCATCCTATCTCAACATGGCTTGA
- the LOC130991445 gene encoding protein CDC73 homolog — protein sequence MDPLTLLREYTISNSLDRIVRVSDDFRFGSDYSFPATIETAYRSKHVQQTRRYTLETLVHFITNHHLKHTEYIQNARALRIPAVTLPDRKPLLDYLTGKVQSSDSIVPLDFPNINPQISNVDRSLQYEAGDAVGLDNGTSLIELIRAKEKPIKDKEAMLVFKKRDFYSVLTSALKRDEERQRTEALQRKDNIVAKNRIESRGFGVGEEATKMRKIGEGVPIILVPSAFSTLITIYNVKEFLEDGVFIPTDVKLKQMKGGKPDCVTVQKKFSRDRVVTAYEVRDKPSALKSDDWDRVVAVFVLGKEWQFKDWPFKDHVEIFNKILGFFMRFEDDSVESAKVVKQWNVKIISISKNKRHQDRAAALEVWDKLEEFMRSRSR from the exons ATGGACCCCTTAACCCTCCTCCGTGAATACACCATCAGCAACTCGCTCGACCGAATCGTCCGAGTCAGCGACGATTTCCGCTTCGGCTCCGACTACTCCTTCCCCGCCACCATCGAGACCGCCTACCGCTCCAAGCACGTGCAGCAGACGCGCCGCTACACCCTCGAAACCCTAGTCCACTTCATCACCAACCACCACCTCAAGCACACCGAATACATCCAGAACGCCCGCGCCCTCCGCATCCCCGCCGTCACGCTCCCCGATCGGAAGCCCCTCCTCGATTACCTCACCGGAAAAGTCCAATCCTCCGATTCGATTGTCCCCCTCGATTTCCCCAACATTAACCCCCAAATTAGCAACGTCGATCGCAGCTTGCAGTACGAGGCGGGCGATGCCGTGGGTTTGGACAACGGGACTAGTTTGATTGAGCTGATTAGGGCCAAGGAGAAGCCGATTAAGGATAAGGAGGCAATGCTGGTGTTCAAAAAACGCGATTTCTACAGCGTGCTGACCTCGGCGTTGAAGAGGGACGAGGAGAGGCAGCGGACGGAGGCGCTGCAGAGGAAGGATAACATTGTGGCCAAAAATCGAATTGAGAGTAGAGGATTTGGCGTAGGGGAGGAGGCGACGAAGATGAGGAAGATTGGGGAAGGTGTGCCGATCATTTTGGTCCCAAGTGCATTTTCGACTCTGATCACTATATATAATGTGAAGGAGTTTTTGGAAGATGGAGTTTTTATTCCCACTGATGTGAAGCTGAAGCAGATGAAAGGGGGGAAGCCTGATTGCGTGACGGTGCAGAAGAAGTTCAGTAGGGATCGCGTGGTGACGGCTTATGAGGTGAGGGACAAGCCGTCTGCGCTGAAGAGCGATGATTGGGATCGCGTGGTGGCTGTGTTTGTGCTTGGGAAGGAGTGGCAGTTCAAAGACTGGCCTTTTAAGGACCATGTTGAGATCTTCAACAAGA TTCTTGGGTTCTTCATGCGCTTTGAGGATGACAGTGTGGAATCAGCAAAAGTTGTGAAGCAGTGGAATGTCAAGATTATATCG ATAAGCAAAAATAAGCGACATCAGGACAGAGCTGCAGCTCTCGAGGTGTGGgataaacttgaagaatttatGCGATCAAGATCTCGTTAG
- the LOC130991447 gene encoding uncharacterized protein LOC130991447 → MEKYSDSDITLRPLEISDADAAVKWYMDEKVSEFCSWEAFPSPESAADYFVRHDLTHPWNRAICASGRVVGSIAVKPFRGSDRCRAELGYGVASEYWGRGIATRAVRLAANAAFVEWGHLERLEAVVDVENAASQRVMEKAGFVREGVLRKYYLLKGKPRDAVIFSLLSTDATVNYFIDA, encoded by the exons ATGGAAAAATACTCCGATTCCGACATCACTCTCCGGCCTCTGGAAATCTCCGACGCCGACGCCGCCGTGAAATG GTACATGGACGAGAAGGTGAGCGAATTCTGCTCGTGGGAGGCGTTCCCGTCGCCCGAATCGGCCGCGGATTACTTCGTGCGGCACGATCTGACCCACCCGTGGAACCGGGCGATATGCGCGTCGGGTCGGGTCGTGGGGTCGATCGCGGTGAAGCCGTTCCGCGGCAGCGACCGGTGCCGGGCGGAGCTCGGGTACGGGGTGGCGTCGGAGTACTGGGGGAGGGGGATCGCGACGCGGGCGGTGAGGCTGGCGGCGAACGCGGCGTTCGTGGAGTGGGGCCACCTGGAGCGGCTGGAGGCGGTGGTGGACGTGGAGAACGCGGCGTCGCAGCGGGTGATGGAGAAGGCCGGCTTCGTGAGGGAGGGGGTGTTGAGGAAGTATTACTTGCTCAAGGGGAAGCCCAGAGATGCCGTCATTTTCAGCCTCTTGTCCACGGATGCTACTGTTAATTATTTCATCGATGCTTGA
- the LOC130991448 gene encoding uncharacterized protein LOC130991448, translating to MGENRDEIMSLRPIKLSDIDDFMAWASDARVAHFCTWDSYTSRDEALNFLTNHAIPHPYYRAICVVGSISVTPGPGGRAELGYVVAFEHWGKGIATEAVRMVASTIFREWPLLRRLEAFVDADNGRSQKVLEKAGFVREGLLRKHAVVKGKSRDRVAFSLVSSIHS from the coding sequence ATGGGTGAAAACAGAGATGAAATTATGAGTCTTAGACCCATAAAACTATCCGACATAGATGATTTCATGGCGTGGGCAAGTGATGCAAGAGTTGCCCATTTCTGCACTTGGGATTCCTACACTTCACGAGACGAAGCTCTCAACTTCCTCACCAACCACGCCATCCCCCACCCCTACTACCGAGCCATCTGCGTCGTGGGCTCGATCTCCGTCACGCCCGGCCCCGGGGGCCGGGCGGAGCTCGGCTACGTGGTGGCGTTTGAGCACTGGGGAAAAGGGATTGCGACGGAGGCGGTGAGGATGGTGGCCTCCACCATCTTCCGAGAATGGCCGCTGCTGCGGAGGCTCGAGGCTTTCGTCGACGCCGATAATGGAAGGTCCCAGAAGGTTCTAGAGAAGGCTGGATTTGTGAGGGAAGGTTTGCTGAGGAAGCATGCGGTTGTGAAAGGGAAGTCTAGAGATAGGGTGGCTTTCAGCCTTGTTTCCTCTATCCATTCATAG
- the LOC130991449 gene encoding uncharacterized protein LOC130991449 isoform X2, with product MEKYSDSDITFRPLKISDSVVSVKWYMDEKVRLAANAVFMDWGHREAVVDVENVASQQVMEKGWFMRKSADPPGGYCSIQ from the exons ATGGAAAAATACTCCGATTCCGATATTACTTTCCGGCCACTGAAAATCTCCGACAGCGTCGTCTCCGTGAAAtg GTACATGGACGAGAAGGTGAGGCTGGCGGCGAACGCGGTGTTCATGGACTGGGGCCACCGTGAGGCGGTGGTGGACGTGGAGAACGTGGCGTCGCAGCAGGTGATGGAGAAGGGCTGGTTTATGAGGAAGAGCGCGGATCCACCAGGGGGCTACTGCAGTATCCAGTAG